From Harpia harpyja isolate bHarHar1 chromosome 21, bHarHar1 primary haplotype, whole genome shotgun sequence, one genomic window encodes:
- the GPER1 gene encoding G-protein coupled estrogen receptor 1, whose protein sequence is METYSASISPVICNSTTFNLNGSHLCNESISSRLADKSEHQQYVIGLFLSCLYTIFLFPIGFVGNILILVVNISFREKMTIPDLYFINLAVADLILVADSLIEVFNLDEKYYDITIICTFMSLFLQINMYSSIFFLTWMSFDRYIALAKVMRSNIFRTMQHARLSCGLIWMASISAALVPFTAVHLQHTGEVYFCFADVKEIQWLEITLGFIIPFVIIGLCYSLIVRVLIKAHKHRSLRLRRQKALRMIFVVVLVFFICWLPENVFISVQLLQKKSEPVSSSSPSFRHDYPLTGHIVNLAAFSNSCLNPLIYSFLGETFRDKLRLYIEQKTKMSTLHRFCQAALTSVIPDSNEQSEV, encoded by the coding sequence ATGGAAACTTATTCTGCCTCAATATCACCTGTTATATGTAACAGCACAACTTTTAACCTAAATGGATCACATTTGTGTAATGAAAGCATATCTTCTAGATTAGCTGATAAATCAGAACACCAACAATATGTTATTGGTCTTTTCTTATCATGTCTTtacacaatatttctttttcctattggTTTTGTAGGAAACATTCTGATACTGGTTGTCAACATAAGCTTTCGTGAAAAAATGACTATTCCAGACCTTTACTTTATAAATCTTGCAGTAGCTGATCTCATTTTAGTTGCTGATTCTCTCATTGAGGTTTTTAATCTTGATGAAAAGTATTACGATATCACTATTATTTGTACCTTTATGTCTTTGTTCCTTCAGATCAACATGTatagcagcattttctttctgacatgGATGAGTTTTGACAGATACATAGCACTGGCAAAAGTAATGAGGTCCAACATATTTCGCACTATGCAACACGCTAGATTAAGCTGTGGTCTCATATGGATGGCGTCTATTTCTGCAGCACTAGTTCCATTTACAGCTGTGCATTTACAACACACCGGAGAGGtctatttttgttttgcagatgTAAAAGAAATCCAGTGGCTAGAAATAACCTTGGGGTTTATTATCCCCTTTGTGATCATCGGTCTTTGTTACTCATTAATTGTTCGAGTTCTTATAAAAGCACACAAGCATAGGAGTCTTCGTCTGCGGCGACAAAAGGCTCTTAgaatgatttttgttgttgtcttgGTTTTCTTTATCTGCTGGCTACCTGAAAATGTCTTCATTAGTGTTCAACTTCTTCAAAAGAAAAGCGAGCCTGTCTCTTCAAGCAGCCCATCCTTCAGACATGATTATCCTTTAACAGGACATATTGTGAACCTAGCAGCTTTTTCTAATAGCTGTTTGAACCCCTTAATTTACAGTTTTCTAGGGGAAACCTTCAGAGACAAACTGCGACTGTATattgaacagaaaacaaaaatgtcaacATTACATCGCTTTTGTCAGGCTGCCTTAACGTCTGTCATTCCTGACAGTAATGAGCAATCAGAAGTCTGA
- the LOC128134892 gene encoding uncharacterized protein LOC128134892, protein MTSHNMTWISYPSKNLAFISPEEIEGFIASQNIISRLMHCYIAFFVPTGLIAGICILIVFIKNYLQYKVIENLDLLLLHFTISNIIMIFFSFTVITRPDYLKATHYTCNVLSFFFNFSYFNSQYVLILTLLILLLKRFPPRTALSKATQRPILCVGFVLIYAFCLSLTEAVLVGADNYHLETDCQLDPLFAWPEYEIIKFTFGFGIPSFLQILCFTVLFAKKAPAEAPALQQHIRTYPAAYIISITIFICHLFYNIMILFRTTLKLQKSIGTPKNELVMNIAEIVLFCDSCVSLVFILCFHKPCKDEILKVIQNCRRENTANNHLEIPVTTMTHESGSQ, encoded by the coding sequence ATGACTTCTCACAACATGACATGGATCAGCTACCCAAGCAAGAACTTGGCTTTCATCTCCCCAGAAGAAATTGAAGGCTTCATAGCTTCTCAAAACATCATATCAAGACTTATGCACTGTTATATCGCCTTTTTTGTACCAACAGGCTTAATAGCTGGCATATGTATTTTGATTGTTTTCATAAAGAATTATTTGCAGTACAAAGTCATAGAAAATTTAGACTTACTTCTTCTACACTTCACCATCAGCAAtattataatgatttttttctcatttactgtCATTACTAGACCTGACTACTTAAAAGCAACCCACTACACGTGTAACgtactgtcattttttttcaacttcagttATTTCAATTCTCAGTATGTTTTGATTTTGACGCTTCTCATACTATTACTCAAGAGATTTCCACCAAGGACTGCTCTTAGCAAAGCAACGCAAAGACCCATATTGTGTGTTGGATTTGTACTTATATATGCCTTCTGTTTGTCACTGACTGAGGCAGTACTGGTTGGCGCAGATAACTATCACTTGGAAACAGACTGCCAGTTAGATCCATTATTTGCATGGCCTGAATATGAGATCATTAAATTCACCTTTGGATTTGGAATCCCATCATTTCTTCAGATACTCTGTTTTACTGTTCTCTTCGCTAAAAAAGCGCCTGCTGAAGCTCCAGCCTTACAACAGCACATTCGTACTTACCCTGCTGCGTACATTATAAGCATAACAATATTTATATGCCACCTATTTTATAACATCATGATTCTCTTCAGGACAACACTCAAATTACAGAAGAGCATTGGAACTCCAAAGAATGAGCTTGTGATGAATATTGCAGAAATAGTGTTGTTCTGTGACAGCTGTGTTAGTTTGGTATTTATACTTTGTTTTCATAAACCATGCAAGGATGAAATACTTAAAGTCATACAGAACTGCCGAAGGGAAAACACTGCCAACAATCACCTTGAAATACCAGTAACAACTATGACCCATGAAAGTGGGTCTCAGTAA